A part of Flavobacteriaceae bacterium GSB9 genomic DNA contains:
- a CDS encoding uracil-DNA glycosylase family protein, with protein sequence MFFHKHPYPPFINKDTTRLIVGTLPPPRFSTGQLLEKDVDFCYGSYYNSLWLFIDKIHNLNLRYDNSEEAVKQREAFLIKHKIGVCDIVESAEREKIDASDLGMVNIELRDVVGYLKAFPNINTLLFTGGNSKNGTEYFFRKHLKEYGLKLKLVSNEVPRIHEFVIPVEQDVVLRGGEMEQPRKIKTVSLTSGSGAANISISRLPLYKQLKSKNPDFNTFDFRVMQYREFF encoded by the coding sequence CTGTTTTTCCATAAACATCCATATCCACCATTTATAAACAAAGATACTACAAGGCTCATTGTGGGCACTTTACCGCCACCACGATTTTCAACGGGCCAATTGCTCGAAAAGGATGTCGATTTTTGTTACGGTAGCTATTATAATTCGCTTTGGCTTTTTATAGATAAAATTCATAATCTGAATTTGCGCTACGATAATTCAGAAGAAGCTGTGAAGCAGCGAGAAGCATTTTTAATAAAACATAAAATTGGAGTATGTGATATTGTGGAAAGTGCCGAACGCGAAAAAATAGATGCCTCAGATTTAGGTATGGTAAACATCGAACTACGCGATGTGGTGGGCTATTTAAAAGCATTTCCAAATATTAATACGTTATTGTTCACTGGCGGAAATAGTAAAAACGGTACCGAATATTTTTTTAGAAAACATTTAAAGGAATACGGATTAAAATTGAAATTAGTTTCAAACGAAGTGCCCCGAATCCACGAATTCGTTATTCCGGTAGAGCAGGATGTTGTTTTGCGTGGAGGCGAAATGGAACAACCCCGTAAAATAAAAACTGTTTCACTAACCTCGGGCTCTGGTGCAGCTAATATCTCTATTAGCCGATTGCCGTTGTACAAACAGCTAAAATCTAAAAACCCCGATTTCAACACCTTCGATTTTAGGGTGATGCAGTATCGGGAGTTTTTTTAA
- a CDS encoding 30S ribosomal protein THX produces the protein MGKGDKKTKRGKIHRGTFGKRRPRIKKKPSIETKINVGEKASPK, from the coding sequence ATGGGTAAAGGCGATAAAAAAACGAAACGCGGAAAAATACACCGAGGCACTTTTGGCAAGCGAAGGCCACGCATAAAAAAGAAACCTTCAATTGAAACTAAAATTAATGTAGGCGAAAAGGCTAGTCCGAAATAG
- the trpC gene encoding indole-3-glycerol phosphate synthase TrpC — MNILDKIVIDKRNEVNLRKGLIPVSQLEQSVLFKRETVSLSRKLRNSDSGIIAEHKRRSPSKSVINNTLNVQDVASGYENAGVCGMSVLTDGKYFGGSLDDLLTARASCNLPLLRKEFIIDEYQILEAKAYGADVILLIAAILTRDEIKQFSKLAKSLQLDVLLEIHNEEELHKSVMPSLDMLGVNNRNLKTFDVSLETSKNLSTLIPDEFVKVSESGISKIEAIKELQPFGYKGFLIGENFMKTDNPGESATVFINKLEK, encoded by the coding sequence ATGAACATTTTAGATAAAATAGTAATAGACAAACGGAACGAAGTAAATCTTAGAAAAGGTTTAATTCCGGTTTCACAACTTGAGCAATCTGTACTCTTCAAAAGAGAAACCGTTTCATTGTCCCGTAAATTACGGAATAGTGACTCGGGTATTATCGCCGAACACAAAAGGCGCTCTCCTTCCAAATCGGTTATCAATAACACTTTAAACGTACAAGATGTAGCCTCTGGTTATGAGAATGCAGGCGTTTGCGGTATGTCGGTTTTAACAGACGGAAAATATTTTGGCGGTTCGTTAGACGACTTATTAACCGCCCGAGCCAGTTGCAATTTGCCGCTCTTGAGAAAAGAATTTATTATCGACGAGTATCAAATATTAGAAGCTAAAGCATACGGTGCCGATGTAATTTTACTGATTGCTGCTATTTTAACCAGAGATGAAATCAAACAATTTTCAAAGCTTGCTAAAAGTTTACAATTAGATGTGCTTTTAGAAATTCACAATGAAGAGGAATTACATAAATCGGTTATGCCAAGCTTGGACATGTTAGGCGTTAATAACAGAAACCTAAAAACTTTTGATGTTAGCTTAGAAACAAGTAAAAACCTGAGCACTTTAATTCCAGACGAATTTGTAAAAGTTTCTGAAAGTGGCATCAGTAAGATTGAAGCGATTAAGGAACTCCAACCATTTGGCTACAAAGGCTTCTTAATTGGTGAAAACTTTATGAAAACAGATAATCCAGGAGAAAGCGCTACGGTGTTTATTAACAAATTAGAAAAATAA
- the trpD gene encoding anthranilate phosphoribosyltransferase, whose product MKDILNRLINHETLSTEEAKKVIVNISNDKYNPSQIACFLSVFMMRSITIEELSGFRNALLELCVPINLNDYNAIDIVGTGGDGKNTFNISTLSSFITAGAGVNVSKHGNYGVSSTSGSSNVMESLGVKFSNDEDFLKCCLDEAGICILHAPLFHPAMKNVAPIRKELGVKTFFNMLGPMVNPSFPKNQLLGVYNLELLRLYSFMYQNTDKHYNIVYALDGYDEISLTGKAKIISNHSETIFSPEDLGVNYVNQKDIFGGDTIQEAANIFVEIINGNGTEAQNNVVCTNAGLAIATTNQISHKEGFELAKESLFSGKAKSSLDKLIELSKK is encoded by the coding sequence ATGAAAGACATACTAAACAGACTTATAAATCACGAAACCCTTTCAACCGAAGAGGCCAAAAAAGTTATCGTCAATATATCCAACGACAAGTATAACCCAAGCCAAATAGCATGTTTCTTGTCGGTTTTCATGATGCGTAGCATTACCATTGAAGAACTCTCCGGGTTCAGAAATGCGCTATTGGAACTTTGTGTTCCTATTAATCTCAACGATTACAATGCGATTGATATTGTAGGTACGGGTGGCGATGGCAAAAACACGTTTAACATTTCAACTCTATCGTCGTTTATAACGGCTGGCGCGGGCGTAAACGTTTCAAAACATGGTAATTATGGCGTATCATCAACCTCAGGCTCTTCCAATGTCATGGAGTCTTTAGGTGTAAAATTTTCTAACGACGAAGATTTTTTAAAATGTTGTTTAGACGAAGCAGGCATTTGTATTTTGCACGCACCGCTTTTTCATCCCGCCATGAAAAACGTGGCTCCTATTCGTAAAGAGTTGGGCGTAAAAACGTTTTTTAACATGTTAGGCCCCATGGTAAATCCGTCGTTTCCCAAAAACCAATTGTTGGGCGTTTATAACCTAGAGCTTTTACGCCTATACAGCTTTATGTATCAAAATACCGATAAGCACTATAACATCGTGTATGCGCTTGATGGTTATGATGAAATTTCATTAACTGGAAAAGCAAAAATCATTTCCAATCATTCTGAAACAATTTTTTCGCCAGAAGATTTAGGAGTAAATTATGTGAATCAAAAAGATATTTTTGGAGGCGACACCATACAGGAGGCTGCCAATATTTTTGTTGAAATCATTAACGGAAATGGTACTGAAGCACAAAACAATGTGGTTTGTACCAATGCCGGTTTGGCCATTGCTACAACTAATCAAATTTCACATAAAGAAGGTTTCGAATTGGCCAAAGAATCATTATTTTCTGGTAAAGCCAAATCGAGTTTGGACAAATTGATTGAATTGAGTAAAAAATAA
- a CDS encoding VF530 family protein, with translation MESQPNNPLHGVKLEQIINELVAHYGWEYMGYTIKIKCFTNNPSVKSSLIFLRRTPWARTKVEAMYLQMLKNKK, from the coding sequence ATGGAGTCGCAACCTAATAATCCGTTACATGGTGTTAAACTAGAACAAATTATAAATGAACTGGTGGCCCATTATGGTTGGGAATATATGGGCTATACAATCAAAATAAAGTGCTTTACTAATAACCCTTCAGTGAAATCTAGCTTGATTTTTTTAAGACGAACACCGTGGGCTCGAACGAAGGTAGAAGCCATGTATTTGCAAATGCTAAAGAATAAGAAATAG
- a CDS encoding aminodeoxychorismate/anthranilate synthase component II — protein sequence MKKVLVIDNYDSFTYNLVHYLEDLNCDVTVVRNDKLALEDVEQFDKIVLSPGPGIPDEAGLLKPIIAKYAPTKSILGVCLGQQAIGEVFGGSLINLKEVYHGVATEVEICVDDEAIFNGLSKTIEVGRYHSWVINPILPDRLEATSYDKNGQVMSLRHKDYDVKGVQYHPESVLTPDGKKILENWVNS from the coding sequence ATGAAAAAAGTATTAGTTATAGATAATTACGACAGCTTTACTTACAACCTGGTGCATTACTTAGAAGATTTAAACTGCGATGTTACGGTTGTAAGAAACGACAAATTAGCTTTGGAAGATGTTGAACAGTTCGATAAAATTGTACTTTCTCCCGGGCCAGGCATACCCGACGAAGCAGGTTTATTAAAGCCCATCATAGCGAAGTATGCACCAACCAAAAGTATTTTGGGTGTATGTTTAGGTCAACAGGCCATAGGTGAAGTTTTTGGCGGGTCGCTAATAAATTTAAAGGAGGTGTATCACGGCGTGGCCACCGAAGTTGAAATATGTGTGGATGATGAAGCCATCTTTAACGGGTTGAGCAAAACCATAGAAGTTGGCCGATACCACTCGTGGGTAATAAACCCTATATTACCTGACAGACTGGAAGCAACATCTTACGACAAAAACGGACAAGTGATGTCGTTGCGTCATAAAGATTACGACGTTAAAGGGGTGCAATACCATCCTGAATCGGTTTTAACGCCAGACGGAAAAAAGATATTGGAGAATTGGGTAAATAGCTAA
- the trpB gene encoding tryptophan synthase subunit beta, whose product MKNYNVNEKGYYGEFGGAFIPEMLYPNVEELRQKYLEVMAEPSFKAEFNQLLKDYVGRPSPLYFAKRLSKKYNTKIYLKREDLNHTGAHKINNTIGQILMAKRLGKTRIIAETGAGQHGVATATVCALMGLECIVYMGEIDIDRQAPNVARMKMLGAKVMPAKSGSRTLKDATNEAIRDWINNPVNTHYIIGSAIGPHPYPDMVTRFQSVISEEIKWQLKEHEGRENPDYVVACIGGGSNAAGTYYHYLHEEDVNIIAVEAAGHGVDSGESAATSVLGKEGIIHGCKTLLMQTNDGQITEPYSISAGLDYPGVGPMHAHLAKTGRAEFMSITDDEAMNAGLELCKLEGIIPAIESSHALAIFEQKTFNPEDVVVVSLSGRGDKDLNNYIEYFNI is encoded by the coding sequence ATGAAAAATTACAACGTAAACGAAAAAGGCTATTATGGCGAGTTTGGGGGGGCTTTCATCCCCGAAATGCTCTACCCCAATGTAGAGGAACTGCGCCAAAAATATTTAGAGGTTATGGCTGAACCATCTTTTAAAGCAGAATTTAATCAGCTTTTAAAAGATTATGTTGGTCGGCCTTCCCCATTGTATTTTGCAAAGCGCCTTTCTAAAAAGTACAATACTAAAATTTATTTGAAGCGCGAGGACTTAAACCATACGGGCGCCCACAAAATAAATAACACTATTGGGCAAATATTAATGGCCAAACGTTTGGGCAAAACCCGAATTATTGCCGAAACTGGTGCCGGACAGCACGGTGTGGCCACGGCTACCGTTTGTGCTTTAATGGGATTGGAGTGTATTGTGTACATGGGCGAAATAGACATTGACCGACAAGCCCCTAACGTAGCCAGAATGAAAATGCTTGGCGCTAAGGTAATGCCTGCCAAATCGGGAAGTCGCACATTAAAAGATGCTACCAACGAAGCCATTCGAGATTGGATAAACAATCCCGTAAACACCCATTATATTATTGGTTCAGCCATTGGCCCACACCCTTACCCCGATATGGTGACTCGGTTTCAGTCAGTGATTTCCGAAGAAATAAAATGGCAATTAAAAGAGCACGAAGGACGTGAAAATCCCGATTATGTTGTAGCGTGTATTGGAGGCGGAAGTAATGCCGCAGGAACATACTATCATTATTTACACGAAGAAGATGTGAACATCATCGCTGTGGAAGCCGCCGGGCACGGTGTAGATTCTGGAGAAAGTGCCGCCACGTCGGTTTTAGGAAAAGAAGGCATCATCCATGGCTGTAAAACGCTGTTAATGCAAACCAACGACGGGCAAATTACCGAGCCCTACTCCATTTCAGCGGGGTTAGATTACCCTGGAGTTGGCCCCATGCATGCCCATTTGGCTAAAACGGGACGTGCAGAATTTATGTCCATTACCGATGATGAAGCCATGAACGCTGGCCTAGAACTTTGTAAATTGGAAGGCATTATTCCTGCTATTGAAAGTTCGCACGCTTTGGCTATTTTCGAACAGAAAACCTTCAACCCCGAAGACGTGGTCGTTGTAAGTTTGTCTGGGCGTGGCGATAAAGATTTGAATAATTATATTGAATATTTTAATATATAA
- a CDS encoding DEAD/DEAH box helicase → MTFKSLGLSEALLKAVDQKGYTTPSPIQQKAIPPVLQGKDVLASAQTGTGKTAGFTLPLLHVLSENPKDKYRPIRALILAPTRELAAQVYANVKEYSAFLNLRSAVIFGGVNQKPQVAQIRKGVDILVATPGRLLDLQNQGLLSLKRIEIFVLDEADRMLDMGFLRDIERVIDMMPNKRQNLMFSATFSKEIKKLAHGILNQPVQVEATPENTAVEAISQKVYRVAKGLKTGLIIKLISEGNWQQVLVFTRTKHGANRLCKKMVSAGISAAAIHGNKSQGARTKALSGFKSGSVKALVATDIAARGLDIPLLPHVVNFELPNISEDYIHRIGRTGRAGANGQAISLVSADETTYLKSIEKLIGEKIEVEIVEGFEPDSNASTEPIKPGQNRGRKNQRNPRNSNRSSGKNVNSRRRGRSSNKHNN, encoded by the coding sequence ATGACATTCAAATCATTGGGCTTATCTGAAGCCTTATTAAAAGCGGTGGATCAAAAAGGTTACACCACCCCAAGTCCCATTCAGCAAAAAGCCATTCCGCCCGTTTTACAGGGTAAGGATGTATTGGCATCGGCACAGACCGGTACTGGAAAAACAGCAGGTTTTACCTTGCCCTTGCTTCACGTTTTATCGGAAAACCCAAAAGATAAATACCGGCCTATCCGTGCCTTAATATTAGCCCCAACCCGCGAATTGGCGGCACAGGTATATGCCAATGTTAAGGAATATAGTGCCTTTTTGAATTTGCGTAGTGCCGTTATTTTTGGTGGTGTAAACCAAAAGCCACAGGTAGCACAAATACGAAAAGGCGTTGATATTTTAGTGGCTACCCCAGGACGTTTGCTTGATTTACAAAACCAAGGTTTATTGTCGCTAAAACGAATAGAAATTTTTGTATTGGATGAAGCTGATCGCATGCTCGATATGGGTTTTTTACGCGATATTGAACGGGTAATCGATATGATGCCCAACAAAAGGCAGAACTTAATGTTTTCGGCCACCTTTTCTAAAGAGATAAAAAAGTTGGCGCACGGTATTTTAAATCAGCCTGTACAGGTAGAAGCTACACCCGAAAATACAGCGGTTGAGGCCATAAGCCAAAAAGTGTATCGGGTGGCTAAAGGTTTAAAAACGGGACTGATTATCAAATTGATTTCAGAAGGTAACTGGCAACAGGTTTTAGTATTTACACGCACCAAACATGGAGCGAATAGACTGTGCAAAAAAATGGTAAGCGCCGGTATCTCGGCAGCGGCCATTCATGGTAATAAAAGTCAGGGTGCGCGAACTAAAGCTTTATCCGGTTTTAAAAGCGGTAGTGTAAAAGCTTTGGTGGCTACCGATATTGCGGCGCGAGGATTGGATATTCCGTTGTTGCCACATGTGGTTAATTTTGAATTACCAAATATTTCTGAAGATTACATACACCGAATAGGCCGAACAGGTAGAGCAGGGGCGAACGGTCAAGCCATATCTTTAGTGAGTGCGGATGAAACAACCTATTTAAAAAGTATAGAAAAACTAATAGGTGAAAAAATAGAAGTTGAAATTGTTGAAGGGTTTGAACCCGACTCTAATGCTTCCACCGAGCCTATAAAACCAGGACAAAATCGGGGTAGAAAAAACCAAAGAAACCCTAGAAATTCAAACCGAAGTTCGGGTAAAAATGTAAACTCGAGGCGACGTGGGCGTAGTAGCAATAAGCATAATAATTAA
- a CDS encoding tRNA (cytidine(34)-2'-O)-methyltransferase, with protein MPLNIVLIEPEIPNNTGNIGRLALASGSTLHLVKPFGFEINDTRLKRAGLDYWQHLNITYYNNIDVFFETHHDKPMAFLSSHGTKNHWDISFKDDMFLIFGKESVGLPKPLIEKHQSQLFKIPLHSPHVRSLNLANAVSIVIYEGLRQL; from the coding sequence ATGCCTCTGAATATTGTTTTAATTGAACCCGAAATACCAAATAACACCGGAAATATTGGTCGCTTAGCATTGGCTTCTGGTTCTACCTTGCACTTGGTTAAGCCATTTGGATTCGAAATTAACGATACGCGATTAAAACGTGCTGGCTTGGATTATTGGCAACATTTAAACATAACCTATTACAACAATATTGACGTTTTTTTTGAAACCCATCATGATAAACCTATGGCTTTTCTCTCCAGCCATGGCACAAAAAACCATTGGGATATTTCGTTTAAAGACGATATGTTTTTAATCTTCGGAAAAGAATCAGTAGGTCTGCCCAAACCTTTGATTGAAAAACACCAAAGTCAACTTTTTAAAATTCCGTTACACAGCCCCCACGTACGAAGTCTAAATTTGGCAAACGCTGTTAGCATTGTTATTTACGAAGGTCTTAGACAATTATAA
- a CDS encoding phosphoribosylanthranilate isomerase has protein sequence MKLKICGMKYQDNIEQVATLQPDYLGFIFYEKSARYFEGDTVPKLPKSIKKVGVFVDASLEFVEEKINQLDLQAVQLHGKESPEYCNALRHAYSNLEIIKVFSIKDEFNFEVLKPYEKVVDYFLFDTKGKLPGGNGYTFNWKVLNNYPSTKPFFLSGGIGIEEVDKIKTFNQSDASKYCYALDVNSKFEIKPGLKHIELLKEFKASLSFRT, from the coding sequence ATGAAACTGAAAATCTGCGGCATGAAATACCAAGACAATATTGAGCAAGTTGCAACTTTGCAGCCCGATTATCTTGGGTTTATATTTTACGAAAAATCCGCAAGGTATTTTGAGGGTGATACCGTTCCTAAATTGCCAAAATCGATTAAAAAAGTTGGCGTTTTTGTTGATGCCTCTTTAGAGTTTGTTGAGGAGAAAATAAATCAGCTCGATTTACAAGCTGTTCAGTTGCATGGCAAGGAATCGCCAGAGTATTGTAACGCTCTGCGTCATGCTTACAGCAACCTTGAAATCATCAAAGTGTTTTCAATAAAAGATGAATTTAATTTTGAGGTGCTAAAACCTTACGAAAAAGTTGTTGATTACTTCCTTTTCGATACCAAAGGAAAACTACCGGGCGGCAATGGCTATACCTTTAATTGGAAGGTCTTGAACAACTATCCATCAACGAAACCGTTCTTTTTAAGTGGCGGCATTGGTATTGAGGAAGTGGATAAAATAAAAACATTTAACCAAAGTGATGCTTCAAAATATTGTTATGCCTTAGACGTTAACAGTAAATTTGAAATTAAGCCTGGATTAAAGCATATTGAATTATTAAAAGAATTTAAAGCTAGTTTATCATTCCGCACTTAA
- the trpA gene encoding tryptophan synthase subunit alpha has protein sequence MNRINQKLEANKKLLSIYFTAGYPNLNDTVSIIENLEKNGVDMIEIGLPFSDPLADGPTIQESSTAALKNGMTTETLFNQLKDIRKTVEIPLIIMGYFNPMLQYGVENFCKKCQDIGVDGLIIPDLPVDVYHEQYQAVFEKYGLINVFLITPQTSDERIRYIDSVSNGFIYMVSSASVTGSQSGFGDIQKHYFQRISNMNLKNPQIVGFGINNNETFTQATAYAKGAIIGSAFIKFITNNSVENIAKFVKSIR, from the coding sequence ATGAACAGAATAAATCAAAAACTAGAAGCAAACAAAAAGTTACTTTCTATATATTTCACAGCGGGCTACCCCAACCTCAACGATACGGTTTCCATTATTGAAAATTTGGAAAAAAATGGTGTCGATATGATTGAAATCGGTTTACCGTTTAGCGACCCGTTGGCCGATGGCCCAACCATCCAAGAAAGTTCTACAGCAGCACTGAAAAACGGCATGACCACCGAAACACTGTTCAACCAGCTAAAGGACATCAGAAAAACAGTTGAAATTCCTTTAATCATTATGGGCTATTTCAACCCGATGTTGCAATATGGCGTTGAAAACTTCTGTAAAAAATGTCAGGATATAGGTGTTGATGGGCTTATTATCCCAGACTTACCAGTTGATGTTTATCATGAGCAGTACCAAGCCGTTTTCGAAAAATACGGACTCATCAATGTGTTTTTGATTACACCACAAACTTCAGATGAACGCATACGCTACATCGATTCTGTTTCCAACGGATTCATCTATATGGTTAGCAGTGCTAGTGTTACGGGATCGCAATCTGGTTTTGGCGACATCCAGAAACACTATTTTCAGCGTATCTCGAATATGAACTTAAAAAACCCTCAAATTGTAGGGTTTGGCATTAATAACAACGAAACCTTTACGCAAGCTACAGCATATGCAAAAGGGGCCATTATTGGTAGTGCATTTATAAAGTTTATCACGAATAATTCCGTTGAAAATATTGCTAAGTTTGTAAAATCTATTAGATGA
- a CDS encoding T9SS type A sorting domain-containing protein, whose protein sequence is MKKPLLLIVTSLIFTFATYNLLAQPNFDLVGFATENGGTTGGQAGSTVTANTFTELKSYAESATPYVIMVNGTIENGPEGGRISIASNKSIIGVGSDAFLYGIGLEVKNNSNVIIQNLKISLTGVTTRTDKAGVYSSTGDNGLPQILVNGGDCISINGNSTNIWIDHCEIFSEDPDVQTNKDLYDGLIDIKNNSGFITISWCYLHDHHKGGLVGSSDSDLWTDRKVTMHHNHYDKVKLRVPMYRGSTGHFFNNYINEAEDATEIRANTCVRVEKNYYEPLHYSIYTPSDSPGKTERIDNIIVSQASRPFPEDCVADIPYDYASALTTNTTDVKTIVPQYAGVGKLGDDCNGDYLGSAYIDDCDTCVGGNTGLEPCQLDCNGDEDGTATIDGCGICSGGNTGNTPCDEDCSWEAYQAEDGIMSSGSVDSNNEGFTGTGFVNTDNNAGEWWEGTVNVTAAGTYNVRFRYANGSTDRPMSVSVNSTEQISNLSFPNTGSWTTWDNVYFTLNLNQGSNTLRFIALGSSGAANLDRIDVCSGEVLSVSKSDLESLIQLYPNPTKNTLILSLKGGIKNNTVIQLYNSLGELVIKDYQVKSGEAVLNLHHLGAGLYFVKVSNAENTIVKKIMKQ, encoded by the coding sequence ATGAAAAAACCTTTACTTTTAATTGTTACTTCTCTAATTTTTACGTTTGCAACGTACAATTTATTGGCCCAGCCTAATTTTGACTTGGTTGGATTCGCTACGGAAAACGGAGGAACAACAGGTGGCCAAGCAGGCTCTACCGTTACTGCAAACACATTTACGGAACTGAAAAGTTATGCCGAAAGTGCTACACCATACGTCATTATGGTTAACGGCACCATAGAAAATGGCCCTGAAGGTGGCAGAATAAGCATTGCCTCAAACAAATCGATTATTGGAGTTGGCAGCGATGCTTTTTTGTACGGTATTGGGCTTGAAGTAAAAAACAATAGTAATGTGATTATCCAAAACTTAAAGATTTCATTAACTGGAGTTACGACCAGAACAGACAAAGCTGGTGTTTATTCATCGACTGGAGACAATGGCCTACCTCAAATATTAGTGAATGGTGGTGATTGCATTTCAATAAACGGCAATTCTACCAATATATGGATTGACCACTGTGAGATTTTTTCTGAAGACCCCGATGTGCAAACCAATAAGGATTTATATGATGGTTTGATTGACATAAAAAACAACTCGGGCTTTATAACCATTTCTTGGTGTTACTTACACGACCATCATAAAGGTGGTTTGGTTGGTTCCAGTGATAGTGACCTGTGGACAGATAGAAAAGTTACCATGCATCATAATCATTACGATAAAGTGAAACTAAGAGTCCCAATGTACCGCGGATCAACTGGGCACTTTTTTAATAATTATATAAATGAAGCTGAAGACGCCACCGAAATAAGAGCCAACACCTGTGTTCGTGTAGAAAAAAACTACTATGAGCCGCTTCATTATTCCATTTACACGCCATCTGATTCACCTGGTAAAACTGAACGCATCGACAATATTATTGTAAGTCAGGCTTCACGTCCATTTCCAGAGGATTGCGTTGCCGATATCCCTTATGATTATGCTTCTGCTTTAACAACTAACACAACCGATGTTAAGACCATTGTCCCGCAGTATGCAGGTGTTGGTAAATTGGGGGACGACTGTAACGGTGATTATTTAGGGTCTGCTTATATTGACGATTGCGATACTTGTGTAGGCGGTAATACAGGACTTGAACCCTGCCAACTGGATTGTAACGGTGATGAAGATGGAACTGCGACCATTGACGGCTGTGGTATTTGTTCTGGAGGAAACACTGGGAATACTCCATGCGATGAAGACTGCAGTTGGGAAGCATACCAAGCTGAAGATGGAATTATGAGTTCTGGTAGTGTGGATTCCAACAACGAAGGCTTTACCGGTACTGGTTTTGTAAATACTGATAATAACGCCGGCGAATGGTGGGAAGGCACTGTTAACGTAACCGCAGCTGGCACTTATAATGTAAGATTCCGATATGCCAATGGCAGCACAGACCGCCCTATGAGTGTTAGTGTTAACAGTACAGAACAAATAAGCAATTTGAGTTTTCCAAATACAGGGAGTTGGACGACTTGGGATAACGTTTATTTTACTTTAAACTTAAATCAAGGCAGCAATACCCTCCGCTTTATAGCACTTGGTAGTTCTGGTGCAGCAAACCTCGATAGAATTGATGTTTGCTCGGGTGAAGTACTGTCCGTTTCAAAATCCGATTTAGAATCTTTGATACAATTGTACCCAAACCCAACAAAAAACACACTTATCCTGTCCCTTAAGGGTGGTATTAAAAACAATACCGTAATTCAGTTATACAATAGCCTAGGCGAACTGGTTATAAAAGATTATCAAGTAAAATCTGGCGAAGCGGTATTAAACCTACACCATTTAGGTGCTGGATTATATTTTGTAAAAGTGTCCAACGCTGAAAACACCATTGTTAAAAAAATAATGAAGCAATAA